The Leucoraja erinacea ecotype New England unplaced genomic scaffold, Leri_hhj_1 Leri_98S, whole genome shotgun sequence genomic sequence ccttgagGTGTCCGAGGGCGCTCCAAACACTTGCCTTGCTTTTACCGCTGTATTTCTCTTCTTCCCGACCGGCGGCACAGGTCCTTGGAGCAGGAGAGGGCGTCTGAGACCGGCCGCCCTGCCGACGAGCCGAACGGGAGGATACAGACGAACGCGGTGTTGCGGCAGGCGGCGGCGGCCATCGCCGAGAAGGACGCGCTGCTGGCCTGCCTGGGTCAGCAGCTGCGGAGGCTGGAGGGGGAGAGGCCGGAGGGTTTGCCGCCCGCCGGGATCCAGCTGCCGACGCCGCGGCAACGGGACCGCCGTCCCGCCGGGGAGACGGTGCCAGAGCACGGGGAACAGCGGGATGGGGCGACCAGGCAAAGAGACCGGAGCAGCCGAACGCATTCACAGGTCAGTGTGCCGGCTGCTTGTGGCTGGGaaacacagacaacacacacaataggtgcaggagtaggccattcggcccttcgagcctgcaccgccattcaatgtgatcatggctgatcatccccaatcagtaccccgttcctgccttcatcccatatgccctgactccactatttttaagaggtctatcttactctctcttgaaagtatccagagaaccggcctccaccgctctctgcggcagaaaattccacagactcacaactttctgtgagaaaaagtgtgtcctcgtctccgttctaattgatTTACCCCTTTTTTCTTCAacaatggcccctggttctggactcccccaacatctggaacatgtttcctgcctctagcgtgaccaaactcttaataattttatatgtttcaataagatcccctctcattcttctaaactccagagtatacaagcccagtcgacccattctctcagcatatgacagtctcgccatcccgcaTATTAATTttgggaacctacgctgcactccctcaataacaagaatgtccttcctcaaattaggggaccaaaactgcacacaatactccaagtgtggtctcactggggccctgtacaacggcagaaggacctctttgctcctaaaaaggttgagaaacgctgctctgtactctaaggtagacaaaaatgctgaaaaaactcagcgggtgaggcagcacccatggagcgaaggaacaggtgacgtttctggtcgagatccttctttagactgatgtgagggagggggggtgggaagaagaaaggaagatgcggagacagtgggctgtgggagagctgagaaggggaggggaaggagggagaaagcagggactacctgaaattggagaagtcaatgttaataccgCTGTGCTGTAAACTAccatggacgaggcccaggacagaaaggtcagattgggaatgggagggggagttgaagtgctgagccaccgggagatcaggtcggttattgcaaaccgagcggaggtgttgggtgaagcgatcgccaagcctgcgcttggtctcaccgatgtagaacagccAACACCTAGAGCAActaatgcaatagatgaggttggaggaggtgcaggtgaacctctgccgcacctggaaagactgcttgggtccttggatggattcgagggggaaggtaaagtgacaagtgtagcatttcctgcggttgcaagggaaagtaccaggggagggggtggtttgggtgggaagggacgaattgaccagggagttacggagggagcggtctctgcggaaagcggaaaggggaggagatgggaagatgtggccagtggtgggatcccgttggaggtggcggaaatgtcggaggatacTCTAAACTCACTTTGGGCAATCACAGAGGTCAATTATCCCACtgatttaaaatctttccccgccTGGTTCCAACAGATGTTATCCCCGGATGTCAAAGGGTGCGTGGATGAGGATGGAGAGACTCTGCGACAAAGGGCTGCGGAAGTGGCGGAGGACCGTGAGAGGCTGCGGCGGAGGGTGGCGGAAGTGGAGGAGGACCGTGAGAGGCTGCGGGGGCGGGTGGCGGAAGTGGAGGAGGACCGTGAGAGGCTGCGGCGGAGGGTGGCGGAAGTGGAGGAGGACCGTGAGAGGCTGCAGGGGCGTGTGGCCGAGCTGGAGGGTGTTCGGGAGAGACTGCGGCAAAGGTTGGCGGAGTTGGAGGTGGATGGAGAGACATTGAGACAAAGGGCGGCTGAGTTGGGGGAGGAGCTGCAGCGGTGTCGAGAGGAAGGCCAGCGCGAGGTGATGCTCTCGAGCGAGAGGCTGGACGACATGGGTCGGGAGCGGGACGCACTGCAGGAGGAGATGAGGTTagtgaaagacaatagacaataggtgcaggagtaggccatacggcccttcgagccattcaatgtgttcaaaaGACTATAAAAGGTTTGTCTTCCTTGTCCTGCTGCAGTGAAGCCAGAGGCAAGTTGGATTCTCAAAGCTCCTTGATCCAACAACTCCGCACTTATATTGGACAACTGGTGCCGGACGAGAAGCAACTGGAAGAGGCCCGGCAGGAGAAAGAACAGCTGAACGACAGGGTCCAGGTCAGCTTGCCTCATGGCCCGATTCACCACCAGCACACGGCACTGTTcccccaacaacaacaacacaacagagtcacagagttacaCAACGGTCACTGATTCAGATGCAgacgttattgtcattgtgcagtgtacaagtacagagacaacgaaatgcagttagcatctcacccagatgtgccaacacagaataatggaacagtaaactatatatatatatgtatatacagtagcagtagtgcaaatttcgaggtggggggggagatcagtcactgggggaaggagtgtccgggggggggggggagggggggggggggagggggggggggggggggggtgggagggaggggagagagagaagggagagtaggggagagtAGGGCTCCTCACTTcgccacttctctctccccctccccctcaaacccAGAACCAATGATAACTAATATAGTGGAGGCGACAGGTTCAAGTttccaagtgagtttattgtcatgtgtccctgtataggacaatgaaattcttgctttgcttcagcacacagaaataGATGTAGGCAGTactaaaacagataaatgtgcccatataccataatataaatatatacacacatgaataaataaactgatcaagtgcaaataacagaaaatgggttattaatgatcagagttttgtccgagccaggtttaatagcctgatggctgtggggaagtagctattcctgaacctggttgttgcagtcttcaggctcctgtaccttctacctagcgactcccagatggtaggagggtaaacagtctgtggttggggtgagagcagtccttggcgatgctgagtgcccttcgcagacatcgcttgctttggacagactcaatggaggggagtgtggaactggtgatgcattgggcaattttcaccaccctctgcagtgctttccggtcggagacagagcagttgccataccatactgtgatgcagttagtACGGATgttctcaatggtgcagcggtagacgttcaccagaatctgaggagacaaatggactttcttcagtctcctcaggaagaagagacgatggtgagctttcttgaccagagttgaggtattgtgggtccaagagaggtcatcggagatgttgacccccagaaacctgaagctggaaacacgttccacctccgtcctccacctcagtggcgcagcgctagagttgctgccttgcaacgaacgcagcgccggagacccgggttccatcccgactacgggtgctgtctgtacggagtttgtactcaaggagacacttttcctcacagagagttgtgagtctgtggaattctctcccacagagggcggtggaggccggttctctggatgctttcaagagagaattggcggagtcaggggagaaggcaggaacggggtactgattggggatgatcagccatgatcacattgaatggctcgaagggccgaatggccaactcctgcacctattgtctagtgtctgtactagatgtacagatttgtaggttcattggcttggtaaatgtaaatattgtccctagtgggtgtaggatggtgtcaatagacaattgacaataggtggcTCTTCgaggccagcaccgtcattcaatgtgatcatggctgatcattcacaatcagtaccccgttcctgccttctccccatatctcctgactccgctatcttaaagcgctctatctgactctctctttagtggaaggtaaagccagtaaaatctgaacaaagatagtttgagggtcaccaatgatgtagatagtagtgtagggaggaactgcagatgctggttgaaaccgaagatgctggagtaactcaacgagacaggcggcatctctggagagaaggaatgggcgacatttcgggtcgagactgagacGGTcgcagagtcatggagtgatacagtgtggaaacaggcccttcggcccaacttgctcacaccggcccacgtgtcccagctacactagtcccacctgcctgcgcttggtccatatccccttcttcagactgatgagtagTCCGAGACTGATGAGCAGtcgctgggatggcgggactgtcatatgaggaaagattgaaaagactaggcttgtattcactggagtttagaaggatgagggggttcttatagaaacatataaaattataaaaggactggacaagctagatgcaggaaaaatgttcccaatgttgggcgattccagaaccaggggccacacacagtcttagaataaaggggaggccatttaagacggaggtgagaaaaaactttttcacccagagagttgtgaatttgtggaattccctgccacagagggcagtggaggccaaatcacttgatggattgaagagagagttagatagagctctaggggctagtggaatcaagggatatggggtgaaggcaggcacgggttattgattggggacgatcagccttgatcgcaatgaatggcggtgctggctcgaagggccaaatggcctcctcctgcagctattttctatgtatctatggctACTGTCGGGTTGTGGTGGGACGATGGAAGGCTGGTTGAATGGGATGAGGAGTGGTAGCCGGTCACTGTTGTGTTGCTTTGTGTTGCCAGCATCTGGAGAAGGAGCGGGAGACGTTGCGATCCACGGTGGAGCTGCTCAACGTGCGTCTGACCTCGCTGACGGACATCCTCGCCATCCAGGAGAGCCACCGCGGCGGCAAGGTACACTCCCAGCCCGCGGCTAAAGGGCAGGCTCTATACGGCGCTGTtcgggccacatctggagtattgtgagtaacGTTTGGCCCCATTCTGAGGACCGATATaggaagaactgcatatgctggcttTACAGGAAGAtagcacaatgctggagtaactcagctggtttaCACAACTCGAAGATAGACTACGTTTCGGgtcaacctttcttcagactgatgcagggagtaactcagcggtagtcaggcggcatctggtgggagaaggaatggggatgtTTGGGAGGAGAGAACCTTTTtcagttcatactgctgggtgtcAAACTAACCAAGGAAGGGGCTGgcgggtgggacagagatagaatgtagaatCGCAGACAGTAAGGGACTggtggttattgcggaccgagaggTTTTGGACGATGGGAAAGGGGAGGCAATAGATGTAAATAGATTGGGGTAGGGTagtaattggggatgatcagctttgatcacattgaatggcggtgctggctcgaaaggccaaatggactactcctgcacctattgtctataatctgaTCTCCATCGTTCTCAGTCAGTGAATTTCAGGTCACAACAAATcgaaatataagattgttaagggcttggacacactcgaggcaggaaacatgttcccgctgttgggggagtccagaaccaggggccacagtttaagaataaggagtaagccatttagaacggagacgaggaaacactttttctcatagagagtggtgagtctgtggaattctctgcctctgagggtggtggaggcaggttctctggctgctatcaagagagagctagatagggctcttaaagatggtgcaggggacaaggggagaaggcaggaacggggtacagattgaggatgatcaggcaagatcacatttaatggccgtgctggctcgaaggaccgatataggaaggaactgcagatgctggcttacactgaagatagacacaaaatgctggagtaactcagcgggtcaggcggcatctctggagagaaggaatgggtgatgtttcgggtcgagaaccttcttcagactgatgtcagaggagggggcgggacagagatagaatgtagtcggagacagtaagactggtgggagaaccggGAAGCGGGAGGGGAtgtagggagagggaaagcaagggctatttgacgtgagagaagagtctcgacccgaaacgtcacccatacctgcCATCCAGAGATAgccactccagaattttgtgtctatctgaggaaggatgtgctggctctggagatggtcaagaagaggtttacaagaatgatcccaggaattagtgggttaacatacgatgagcgtttgatgccACTGGGCTTGTTGGAGatttgaagaatgagaggagacctcattgaaacatactgaatagtgaaaggcctggataaggatagggtagacagtccaaACCTTTTcccgagggtggaaatgtcaaagactagagatgagacaataggtgcaggagtaggccattcggcccttcgagccagcaccgccactcaatatgatcatggctgatcatccacaatcagtaccccgttcctgccttctcccccatatcccctgactccgttatctttaagagccctatctcttaaagagctcactcttgaaagcatccagagaatcggcctccacatccctctgaggaagagtattccacagactcacaactctctgtgtgaaaaagtgtttgcttgtctccgttctaaatagcttaccccttattcttaaactgtgtggcccctggttctgggctcccccaacatcgggaacatgtttcctgcctctagcgtgtccaaacccttaataatcttacgtaTTTCAACAAGATACCCTCTCCTCCTttaaaactccagagtgtacaagcccagccgctccattctctcggcatatgacagtcccgccatcccaggaattaacctcatgaggGGTAAAATTGAAAGGCGATGAATTTAAAAGCGAGGGCTCTAGGGgccagcggagtcaggggatatggggagaatgcaggcacgggttactgattgtggacgatcagccatgatcacaaagaatggcggtgcgggctcggagggtcaaatggcctcctcctgcacctattgtctatgtttgcaTTGAGCTTCATGGGGGGGGCTGAGGGCAGAGTGGGTTTGGATTGAAGGGACAGATCGTTGGGAGCTGGATACACGGACTGGGTCTCGAGCCAGCACAGACCTCCATCGAAGGAGAAGGAAAGGCAGCGGTTAGTGAGGCTCCTCCTGACTTGTGTTTTTGCCAGCCGAAGCTGGACATCGGGGGCGGTGACGAAGGGAAGAAGGCAACGCTGGTGACTCGCTGGAGGGAGAAGGTCTTTGCGTTGATGGTGCAGCTGAAGTCCCAGGAGATCAGTCACACCAACGATGTCAATCACCTCCACGTCAAGGTAGGCCCTGGACCTGATGCCTCTCTCCGTGCCTCTTTAGCAAAGGATTTGTTGACCCAAACAAGCCAGAAACGGCCTTCGATATGACTGCAATGTTTGCTTTATCTTGCTgttatagtgtgatacagtgtggaaacaggcccaactcgcccacccaGGCCAACAATATCCCGGCTACCCTAGTCCAACTTGCCTGCCCCTGGTccgtatccatgtacccgtccaactgtttcttaaacgatggatagtcccagcctcaactacctcctcaggcagctcgttccatacacccagcaccctctgtgtgaaaaagttaccccttggattcctagtaaatctttaaccccttcaccttgaataatagacaataggtgcaggagtaggccattcggcccttcaagccagcaccgccattcaatgtgatcatggctgatcatcctcaatcaataccccgctcctgccttctccccatatcccctcacaccactatttttaagaaccctatctagctctctcttgaaagcatccagacaacctgcctccaccgccctctgaggcagagaattccacagactcacaactctctgtgagaaaaattgtttcctcgtctccgttctaaatggcttgccccttattcttaaactgtgtggcccctggttctggactcccccaacatcgggaacatgtttcctgcctctagcgtgtctaaacccttaacaatcttatatgtttcaatgagatgccctctcatccttctaaactctggtgtacaagcccagctgctccattctctcagcatacgacagtcccgccatcccgggaatatcaagaatgtccttcctcaaattaggggaccaaaactgcacccaatactccaggtgtggtctcactagggccctgtgcaactgcagaaggacctctttgctccaaaacTCGACTCCTCTTAttcctcttgtttcctcccacatcctaaagccgtgcgggattgtaggccaaatggccctctgtaagttgtcccaagtgtgtggggagtgaatggcaaagttggataacatcgaggccgaagggcttgtttcatcaCTTGGACAAtatacagctcacccccctccgtgacacactggtcaacctgaggagcaccttcagcaacagactggttccaccaagatgcagcacagaacgccacaggagatccttcttccctgtggctattaaactgtacaactcctcgccCTTCTGTTGtgtggtagactgactcccctcactCGCTCCCCAAATCGTTGCACATCCCCaaacctttccactcgtcactttaatttcatgtttcgtgtatcttgtgtttttatgGCTGTCCGCAGATCAacttccttcctgggataaacatagacaataggtgcaggaggaggccatttgggccttcgagccagaacctccattcactgtgatcatggctcatcatccacagtcagtcagtaccccgtgcctgccttctcctcatatcccttaattccactagcccttagagctctatctaactctctcttaaatccatccagagatttggcctccactgccctctgaggcagggaattccacaaattcacaactcacctcagtcttaaataggctcccctttattcttagactgtggcccctggttctggacccccaacatcgggaacatttttcctgcatctagcttgtccagtccttttataattttatatgtttctataagatcacccctcatccctctaaagcccagtctttccaatctatcctcatatgacagtcccgccatccctgggattaacctggtgaacctacgctgcactccctcaatagcaaggatgtccttcctcaaattaagagaccaaaactgcacacaatactcaaggtgtggtctcaccaggggcctgtacaactgcagacggacCTCTACTATACGCAAATCCTccttatgaaggctaacatgccattagctttcttcactgcctgctgtacctgcatgtttactttcagtgactggtgtacaaggacccccaggtctcgttgcacttccttttttcctaatctgacaacatTGAAATaacaatctgcctccttgttcttgccaccaaagtggataacttcacatttatctcaTAAATAAAGTTctctcgtttccatgctgtgtctctaacctaAATCAGACAAAAATGTGTCAGAATCTTGGCATGGCCGCAAAGGCCCGTTGCCGTGGCGATGGCACTGGGTGGGAGTTGCAAGGGTGCGTCGATATCCTCCGCGGCTCCGCGCCACTGCAGTTTGCGTCTGATCTGTGCTCAGTGGCGCATTTATTGAGAAGCATTCGCAGCTCAAACTCTTGTCCCAATGCAGATAGCAGACCTGGAGGAGGAGCTTGCGGTGAAAGGCCAGGAGCACGCGGTGATGGGCCACAGCTTCCAAGACAGAACGGCAGAGATGGACCTGGAGCGAGTGAAAAACCAGGTGAGCAGTGGTGACAGGAGGAGCGAGAGTGAACACACACTCACAGTGGCAAGGACTCGGGTTCCACCCAgattacaagtgctgtctgtgtaagagtctgcaatagacaataggtggaggagtaggccattctccccaacccgaaacgtcacctattccttctctccagagatgctgcccgacccactgagttactccagcattttgtgtctatcttttctgtATATGCAAtacaagacaatagacaacaggtgcaggagtaggccattcggcccttcaagccagcaccgcgattcaatgtgatcatggctgatcatccacaatcagtaccccgctcctgccttctccccatatcccctgactccgctatctttaagagccctatctagctctctcttgcaagtgtccagagaaccggcctccacctgaggcagagaattctacagactcacaactctctgtgagaaaaaagtgtttcctcgtctccgttctaaatggcttaccccttattcttaaactgtgtggcccctggttatggactcccccaacatcgggaacattgtgaccgtgtgggttttctctgggtgctcaggtttcctcccacactccaaagacgtacaggtttgtcagttaattggcttggtataaatgtaaaaactaaTTAAACATgctggtacaacaggcagtgaagaaagctaatggcatgttggccttcataacgggtttaggagcaaagaggtccttctgcagttgtacacgaccctagttagaccacatctggagtattgtgtgtagatttggtctcctaatttgaggaaggacattcttgctattgagggagtgcagcgtaggttcaccaggttaattcccgggatggcgggactgtcatatgctgagtgaatggagcggctgggcttatacactctggagtttcgatgaatgagaggggatcttattgaaacatataacattattaagggtttggacatgttagaggcaggaaacatgttcccgatgttgggggagtccagaaccaggggccatagtttaagaataaggggtaagccatttagaacggagatgaggaaaaactttttcacacagagagttgtgagtctgtggaattctctacctcagagggcggttctctggatgctttcaagagagaattagatagggctcttaaagatagcgaggatatggagagaaggcaggaacagggtactgattgtggatgatcagccatgatcacattgaatggcagtactggttcgaagggccgaatggcctactcctgcacctatcgtctattgcctTGTATTTCATGTacagaaaagatagacacaaaatgctggagtaactcagcgggtcgggcagcatctatggagagaagggaataggtgacgtttcgggttcgagacccttcttcagactgcttttgtGGGGGCCGGGGAGCAGGAGGAGGGGGGCAGCAGTGAGAGGGGATGTTGCACAACtcccgtcagagagaggaggagaatgtCTTCAAAgtcggcataccttgaggagatttcacagtggagcaggcaAAATATGAAGCAGATTCACGTTTggatcgaagatggacacaaaatgctggagtcactcagcgggtcgggcagcatctctggagaaacggaatgggtgacgtttcgggtcgagacccttcttcagacatgtcccGGGAGCCAGTTCTCAACGCTGCAAATGGTCTCACTACATTTTAAATAATTCCTCTTTCCTTTTTACTCATTTTATTTCTCTTGTTGCTCCTCACAGCCCTGTTCTCACATAGCTCTGTTTATCCTTGCAGTCTCTCGGTGATGACCTGGCTTGCGCTCGGAAGACTGTGGTTCGGCTTCAGGAGAGAGCAGACCAAGCGGACAGTGCTCTGCGCCAACTGCAGGAGCTAACGGGCAGGTAGGTGGGGGTGATGGGCGGCAACGGTGGCATAAcggcagccccagagacccgggttccatcatgaCCGCagctgctgtttgtacggagtttgcacgttctccctgtgaccgcgtggcctTTCtccaggtgacaatagacaatagacaacaggtgcaggagtaggccatttggtccttcgagccagcaccaccattcaatgtgatcacggctgatcatccccaatcagtaccccgttcctgccttctccccatatcccctgactccgctatctttaagagccctatcgagctctctcttgaaagtatccagagaaccggcctccatctccctctgaggcagagaattccacagactcacaactctctgtgtgaaaaagtgtttcctcatcaccgctctaaatggcttaccccttattcttaaa encodes the following:
- the cchcr1 gene encoding coiled-coil alpha-helical rod protein 1, which translates into the protein MEERPGPGRGLEPPSAFWGKIGAQSLIPPSHFSGRSYAPSPADSNRWAALSKATKEILELRQENEHLRRMLVPSSRRCPGVEEETACIKPRSLEQERASETGRPADEPNGRIQTNAVLRQAAAAIAEKDALLACLGQQLRRLEGERPEGLPPAGIQLPTPRQRDRRPAGETVPEHGEQRDGATRQRDRSSRTHSQMLSPDVKGCVDEDGETLRQRAAEVAEDRERLRRRVAEVEEDRERLRGRVAEVEEDRERLRRRVAEVEEDRERLQGRVAELEGVRERLRQRLAELEVDGETLRQRAAELGEELQRCREEGQREVMLSSERLDDMGRERDALQEEMSEARGKLDSQSSLIQQLRTYIGQLVPDEKQLEEARQEKEQLNDRVQHLEKERETLRSTVELLNVRLTSLTDILAIQESHRGGKPKLDIGGGDEGKKATLVTRWREKVFALMVQLKSQEISHTNDVNHLHVKIADLEEELAVKGQEHAVMGHSFQDRTAEMDLERVKNQSLGDDLACARKTVVRLQERADQADSALRQLQELTGSFYQKFLDQEAELRKALCQLVNLSQRVTFANKRIDTIHGLWARKEALVRLHLQERSREPGPDIGRRSNEELEKELELLNGERDQLAAELKRNSQLIEKKVSEARLKFEAETKDCLAASGRLQEALAEKVQAQQRLTEQLTEAQREVEETQETAETLRRELCSQQGAYQEALQEKMAAAESLMAEQLSEMEKHLNEARREHAKAVVALRQADRQAARDKERLEACGKLQEEQHKQERQRLSGQLRQLQRDKTLLVATLRQEGLLGQFKRNRAAAVHTSAALSDQQEPPRPLEPPQASRPRAKDSSKDSLAEVLDELQALSAAVIADQEEREMTDEEERTD